The nucleotide sequence TAATGCGCACGGTGCTTACCATAAGTCCGTGTTCATTCCCGGGTCAAAAATTAAAACCGCAATCGCCGGAATCCTTAAGGATGAAGGTTATATCGTTGACTTCACTACTGAAGACAAAGATATTACCGTGACACTTAAGTATGTTGATGGAAAATCGCTTATTAGCGGTATGAAAAAAATCAGCACACCCGGAAGGCGCGTATTTGTAGGCGTTGAAGATATTCCCAGTGTCCTTAATGGACTCGGGATTTGCATACTTTCCACTTCAAAGGGCGTAGTTGACGGAGTCAAGGCGAAAGACTTGAATGTCGGTGGCGAGCTCTTGTGCGAAATCTGGTAGAGAGGGTTTAAGATGTCCAGAATTGGAAAAAAACCTATTGATATACCTTCTGGTGTAGAAGTGACTATCGGAGCTGATGCAGTTTCGGTTAAAGGTCCTAAGGGATCTATTTCTACTCCTATACACCCCATGGTCAGCTATAAAATAGCTGACGGTGTGGTTGAGGTAATGAGGTCTGGCGAAACTCGCCAGGAATGTGCACAACACGGCCTGCATCGCACACTTCTTTTCAATTGTATTGAAGGAGTCTCTAAAGGCTACTCCAAAACATTGGAAGTTGTAGGTGTCGGTTATAAGGTATCCGTTCAGGGCAAGAACATCATACTTAACGTAGGATATTCTCACCCTGTACAGTTCCCGCTTCCTGCTGGCATAGAAG is from Maridesulfovibrio ferrireducens and encodes:
- the rpsH gene encoding 30S ribosomal protein S8, which produces MPVVDPIADMLTRIRNAHGAYHKSVFIPGSKIKTAIAGILKDEGYIVDFTTEDKDITVTLKYVDGKSLISGMKKISTPGRRVFVGVEDIPSVLNGLGICILSTSKGVVDGVKAKDLNVGGELLCEIW
- the rplF gene encoding 50S ribosomal protein L6 is translated as MSRIGKKPIDIPSGVEVTIGADAVSVKGPKGSISTPIHPMVSYKIADGVVEVMRSGETRQECAQHGLHRTLLFNCIEGVSKGYSKTLEVVGVGYKVSVQGKNIILNVGYSHPVQFPLPAGIEAKAEGSKLTVNGIDKQLVGEVAAQVRRVRPPEPYKGKGIKYIDEQIRRKAGKSGKK